A stretch of the Xiphias gladius isolate SHS-SW01 ecotype Sanya breed wild chromosome 21, ASM1685928v1, whole genome shotgun sequence genome encodes the following:
- the kaznb gene encoding kazrin, periplakin interacting protein b isoform X4, producing the protein MRSEKEEGKAVLLREEVAQLQEEVHLLRQMKDMLSKDLEDTQGGCSANLLSATELRVQLGDKEQELDRAREALQAMKADRKRLKVEKADLVSQMQQLYTTLESREEQLREFIRNYDQHRKESEDAVKALAKEKDMLEREKWDLRRQTKEATEQANILRSQMDMKENRIKELEAELTMAKQSLATLTKDVPKRHSLAMPTEPVVNGSQEWVMQADLPLTAAIRQSQQTLYHGHTTDRQAVVRISPCHSRQPSVISDASAADGDRSSTPSDINSPRHRTHSLCNSMEDLEDQKRKKKKEKMTLGSLSRVFARGKQRKSLDPGLFDDSDSLTQQSLSDGEEQLDRLQQVEFTRNSCMSLWRAGAVQAWMEVVMGMPMYIRACSENVKSGKVLLGLTDEDLELGLGVSNPIHRRKLRLAIEDYRRAEGDQGLSKASEMDHHWVATSWLSDVGLPQYSQTFQSHLVDGRVLNSLSRRDLERFLNIGDQFHQTSLLLAIQLLQMLRFDKEALQARRAKCEHQNRDPVVWTCHRVMKWIRDIDLKEFSDNLQGKGIHGAMMALDPSFDTDAMAKALEIPSNKHMLHRHLYEEMKSLAVPHSNAEQGNEVISSSSPVTINRFAEERVSMRRTGKSPLRLRANSHSVERSLGFHGSCSSLPREARVQAVPRAKGSPMHTYKSVEITNV; encoded by the exons TGTTGTTGCGTGAGGAGGTAGCCCAGCTTCAAGAGGAGGTCCACTTGCTGAGGCAAATGAAGGACATGTTGAGTAAGGACCTGGAGGACACCCAGGGAGGCTGCTCTGCTAATCTGCTCTCAGCCACTGAGCTCCGTGTGCAGCTGGGGGACAAGGAGCAGGAGTTGGACCGTGCCAGGGAGGCCTTACAAG ctATGAAAGCTGACCGTAAGCGTCTAAAAGTGGAGAAGGCAGACTTGGTAAGTCAGATGCAGCAGCTCTACACAACACTggagagcagagaagagcaGCTGCGAGAATTCATACGCAACTATGACCAGCACCGAAAG GAGAGTGAGGATGCAGTGAAGGCCCTGGCGAAGGAGAAGGACATGCTGGAAAGGGAGAAGTGGGACCTGAGGAGGCAGACCAAAGAAGCCACAGAGCAGGCCAACATCCTGCGTTCTCAGATGGACATGAAGGAGAACAGGATCAAAGAACTGGAGGCAGAGCTCACCATG GCAAAGCAGTCTCTGGCCACCCTGACAAAAGATGTACCGAAGCGCCACTCGTTGGCCATGCCCACAGAGCCCGTGGTGAATGGCAGTCAGGAGTGGGTGATGCAGGCCGACCTCCCGCTCACTGCCGCCATCCGCCAGAGCCAACAGACCCTCTACCACGGGCacaccacagacagacagg CTGTGGTCAGGATCAGCCCCTGTCACTCTCGACAGCCCTCCGTCATCTCTGATGCCTCAGCGGCTGACGGGGACCGCTCGTCCACTCCCAGCGACATCAACTCACCTCGTCACCGGACCCACTCCCTCTGCAAT TCCATGGAGGACCTGGAGGACCAGAAGcgtaagaagaagaaagagaagatgacTCTGGGATCCCTGTCACGGGTGTTTGCTCGGGGCAAGCAGCGCAAGTCACTGGACCCTGGCCTGTTTGATG ACTCTGACAGCCTCACACAGCAGAGCCTGTCTGACGGAGAGGAGCAGCTGGACCGCCTCCAGCAGGTGGAGTTCACACGAAACAGCTGCATGTCGCTGTGGAGGGCTGGTGCAGTCCAGGCCTGGATGGAGGTTGTCATGGGAATGCCCATGTACATCCGAGCCTGCTCTGAAAACGTCAAAAGTGGCAAG GTGCTGCTAGGCCTGACAGATGAGGATCTAGAGCTGGGGCTGGGTGTCAGCAACCCGATTCATCGCAGGAAGCTAAGACTGGCCATTGAGGACTACAGAAGAGCTGAAGGGGATCAAGG ACTATCAAAAGCATCTGAGATGGACCATCACTGGGTTGCAACATCATGGCTGAGTGATGTGGGGCTGCCTCAATACTCCCAAACTTTCCAGAGTCACTTAGTGGACGGACGAGTGCTGAACTCTCTGAGCCGCAGAGACCTGGAAAGATTCCTCAACATCGGCGACCAGTTCCACCAGACTAGTCTACTCCTGGCAATCCAGCTGCTGCAGATGCTCCGCTTTGATAAAGAG GCCCTGCAGGCACGGCGGGCAAAATGTGAGCACCAAAACCGGGACCCCGTTGTTTGGACATGTCACAGAGTAATGAAGTGGATCAGAGACATAGACCTCAAG GAGTTTTCGGATAATCTTCAGGGCAAAGGGATCCATGGAGCCATGATGGCTCTGGATCCGTCCTTTGACACTGACGCAATGGCCAAAGCCCTGGAGATCCCCAGCAACAAACACATGCTACATCGGCACCTGTATGAAGAGATGAAATCCCTTGCTGTCCCTCACAG CAATGCAGAGCAGGGCAATGAGGTTATCAGTTCCTCTTCACCTGTGACTATTAACCGCTTTGCTGAGGAGAGGGTGTCTATGAGAAGAACAGGCAAG agTCCGCTGAGGTTACGTGCAAACAGCCACTCTGTGGAGAGAAGCCTGGGCTTTCATGGCAGCTGCAGCTCTCTGCCAAGGGAGGCAAGAGTTCAGGCTGTTCCCCGGGCCAAAGGCAGCCCGATGCACACCTACAAGAGTGTGGAAATCACAAATGTCTGA
- the kaznb gene encoding kazrin, periplakin interacting protein b isoform X6 — MEDLEDQKRKKKKEKMTLGSLSRVFARGKQRKSLDPGLFDDSDSLTQQSLSDGEEQLDRLQQVEFTRNSCMSLWRAGAVQAWMEVVMGMPMYIRACSENVKSGKVLLGLTDEDLELGLGVSNPIHRRKLRLAIEDYRRAEGDQGLSKASEMDHHWVATSWLSDVGLPQYSQTFQSHLVDGRVLNSLSRRDLERFLNIGDQFHQTSLLLAIQLLQMLRFDKEALQARRAKCEHQNRDPVVWTCHRVMKWIRDIDLKEFSDNLQGKGIHGAMMALDPSFDTDAMAKALEIPSNKHMLHRHLYEEMKSLAVPHSNAEQGNEVISSSSPVTINRFAEERVSMRRTGKSPLRLRANSHSVERSLGFHGSCSSLPREARVQAVPRAKGSPMHTYKSVEITNV; from the exons ATGGAGGACCTGGAGGACCAGAAGcgtaagaagaagaaagagaagatgacTCTGGGATCCCTGTCACGGGTGTTTGCTCGGGGCAAGCAGCGCAAGTCACTGGACCCTGGCCTGTTTGATG ACTCTGACAGCCTCACACAGCAGAGCCTGTCTGACGGAGAGGAGCAGCTGGACCGCCTCCAGCAGGTGGAGTTCACACGAAACAGCTGCATGTCGCTGTGGAGGGCTGGTGCAGTCCAGGCCTGGATGGAGGTTGTCATGGGAATGCCCATGTACATCCGAGCCTGCTCTGAAAACGTCAAAAGTGGCAAG GTGCTGCTAGGCCTGACAGATGAGGATCTAGAGCTGGGGCTGGGTGTCAGCAACCCGATTCATCGCAGGAAGCTAAGACTGGCCATTGAGGACTACAGAAGAGCTGAAGGGGATCAAGG ACTATCAAAAGCATCTGAGATGGACCATCACTGGGTTGCAACATCATGGCTGAGTGATGTGGGGCTGCCTCAATACTCCCAAACTTTCCAGAGTCACTTAGTGGACGGACGAGTGCTGAACTCTCTGAGCCGCAGAGACCTGGAAAGATTCCTCAACATCGGCGACCAGTTCCACCAGACTAGTCTACTCCTGGCAATCCAGCTGCTGCAGATGCTCCGCTTTGATAAAGAG GCCCTGCAGGCACGGCGGGCAAAATGTGAGCACCAAAACCGGGACCCCGTTGTTTGGACATGTCACAGAGTAATGAAGTGGATCAGAGACATAGACCTCAAG GAGTTTTCGGATAATCTTCAGGGCAAAGGGATCCATGGAGCCATGATGGCTCTGGATCCGTCCTTTGACACTGACGCAATGGCCAAAGCCCTGGAGATCCCCAGCAACAAACACATGCTACATCGGCACCTGTATGAAGAGATGAAATCCCTTGCTGTCCCTCACAG CAATGCAGAGCAGGGCAATGAGGTTATCAGTTCCTCTTCACCTGTGACTATTAACCGCTTTGCTGAGGAGAGGGTGTCTATGAGAAGAACAGGCAAG agTCCGCTGAGGTTACGTGCAAACAGCCACTCTGTGGAGAGAAGCCTGGGCTTTCATGGCAGCTGCAGCTCTCTGCCAAGGGAGGCAAGAGTTCAGGCTGTTCCCCGGGCCAAAGGCAGCCCGATGCACACCTACAAGAGTGTGGAAATCACAAATGTCTGA
- the kaznb gene encoding kazrin, periplakin interacting protein b isoform X2, which translates to MCYPTEISSLMDFGTPDCSLGKVLLREEVAQLQEEVHLLRQMKDMLSKDLEDTQGGCSANLLSATELRVQLGDKEQELDRAREALQAMKADRKRLKVEKADLVSQMQQLYTTLESREEQLREFIRNYDQHRKESEDAVKALAKEKDMLEREKWDLRRQTKEATEQANILRSQMDMKENRIKELEAELTMAKQSLATLTKDVPKRHSLAMPTEPVVNGSQEWVMQADLPLTAAIRQSQQTLYHGHTTDRQAVVRISPCHSRQPSVISDASAADGDRSSTPSDINSPRHRTHSLCNSMEDLEDQKRKKKKEKMTLGSLSRVFARGKQRKSLDPGLFDDSDSLTQQSLSDGEEQLDRLQQVEFTRNSCMSLWRAGAVQAWMEVVMGMPMYIRACSENVKSGKVLLGLTDEDLELGLGVSNPIHRRKLRLAIEDYRRAEGDQGLSKASEMDHHWVATSWLSDVGLPQYSQTFQSHLVDGRVLNSLSRRDLERFLNIGDQFHQTSLLLAIQLLQMLRFDKEALQARRAKCEHQNRDPVVWTCHRVMKWIRDIDLKEFSDNLQGKGIHGAMMALDPSFDTDAMAKALEIPSNKHMLHRHLYEEMKSLAVPHSNAEQGNEVISSSSPVTINRFAEERVSMRRTGKSPLRLRANSHSVERSLGFHGSCSSLPREARVQAVPRAKGSPMHTYKSVEITNV; encoded by the exons TGTTGTTGCGTGAGGAGGTAGCCCAGCTTCAAGAGGAGGTCCACTTGCTGAGGCAAATGAAGGACATGTTGAGTAAGGACCTGGAGGACACCCAGGGAGGCTGCTCTGCTAATCTGCTCTCAGCCACTGAGCTCCGTGTGCAGCTGGGGGACAAGGAGCAGGAGTTGGACCGTGCCAGGGAGGCCTTACAAG ctATGAAAGCTGACCGTAAGCGTCTAAAAGTGGAGAAGGCAGACTTGGTAAGTCAGATGCAGCAGCTCTACACAACACTggagagcagagaagagcaGCTGCGAGAATTCATACGCAACTATGACCAGCACCGAAAG GAGAGTGAGGATGCAGTGAAGGCCCTGGCGAAGGAGAAGGACATGCTGGAAAGGGAGAAGTGGGACCTGAGGAGGCAGACCAAAGAAGCCACAGAGCAGGCCAACATCCTGCGTTCTCAGATGGACATGAAGGAGAACAGGATCAAAGAACTGGAGGCAGAGCTCACCATG GCAAAGCAGTCTCTGGCCACCCTGACAAAAGATGTACCGAAGCGCCACTCGTTGGCCATGCCCACAGAGCCCGTGGTGAATGGCAGTCAGGAGTGGGTGATGCAGGCCGACCTCCCGCTCACTGCCGCCATCCGCCAGAGCCAACAGACCCTCTACCACGGGCacaccacagacagacagg CTGTGGTCAGGATCAGCCCCTGTCACTCTCGACAGCCCTCCGTCATCTCTGATGCCTCAGCGGCTGACGGGGACCGCTCGTCCACTCCCAGCGACATCAACTCACCTCGTCACCGGACCCACTCCCTCTGCAAT TCCATGGAGGACCTGGAGGACCAGAAGcgtaagaagaagaaagagaagatgacTCTGGGATCCCTGTCACGGGTGTTTGCTCGGGGCAAGCAGCGCAAGTCACTGGACCCTGGCCTGTTTGATG ACTCTGACAGCCTCACACAGCAGAGCCTGTCTGACGGAGAGGAGCAGCTGGACCGCCTCCAGCAGGTGGAGTTCACACGAAACAGCTGCATGTCGCTGTGGAGGGCTGGTGCAGTCCAGGCCTGGATGGAGGTTGTCATGGGAATGCCCATGTACATCCGAGCCTGCTCTGAAAACGTCAAAAGTGGCAAG GTGCTGCTAGGCCTGACAGATGAGGATCTAGAGCTGGGGCTGGGTGTCAGCAACCCGATTCATCGCAGGAAGCTAAGACTGGCCATTGAGGACTACAGAAGAGCTGAAGGGGATCAAGG ACTATCAAAAGCATCTGAGATGGACCATCACTGGGTTGCAACATCATGGCTGAGTGATGTGGGGCTGCCTCAATACTCCCAAACTTTCCAGAGTCACTTAGTGGACGGACGAGTGCTGAACTCTCTGAGCCGCAGAGACCTGGAAAGATTCCTCAACATCGGCGACCAGTTCCACCAGACTAGTCTACTCCTGGCAATCCAGCTGCTGCAGATGCTCCGCTTTGATAAAGAG GCCCTGCAGGCACGGCGGGCAAAATGTGAGCACCAAAACCGGGACCCCGTTGTTTGGACATGTCACAGAGTAATGAAGTGGATCAGAGACATAGACCTCAAG GAGTTTTCGGATAATCTTCAGGGCAAAGGGATCCATGGAGCCATGATGGCTCTGGATCCGTCCTTTGACACTGACGCAATGGCCAAAGCCCTGGAGATCCCCAGCAACAAACACATGCTACATCGGCACCTGTATGAAGAGATGAAATCCCTTGCTGTCCCTCACAG CAATGCAGAGCAGGGCAATGAGGTTATCAGTTCCTCTTCACCTGTGACTATTAACCGCTTTGCTGAGGAGAGGGTGTCTATGAGAAGAACAGGCAAG agTCCGCTGAGGTTACGTGCAAACAGCCACTCTGTGGAGAGAAGCCTGGGCTTTCATGGCAGCTGCAGCTCTCTGCCAAGGGAGGCAAGAGTTCAGGCTGTTCCCCGGGCCAAAGGCAGCCCGATGCACACCTACAAGAGTGTGGAAATCACAAATGTCTGA